GTCCTCGCCGACCTGGACGCGATCGTCGTACCGGGGCTGACCCACTGGCAGCACCCGGGCTTCTTCGGCTACTTCCCGGCCAACACCTCCGGCCCGAGCGTGCTCGGCGACCTGGTCAGCTCCGGGCTCGGTGTGCAGGGCATGCTCTGGGCCGCCAGCCCGGCCTGCACCGAGCTGGAGACCGTGATGATGGACTGGCTGGCCCAGCTGCTGGACCTGCCGCCACGGTTCCGCTCGACCGGTACCGGTGGCGGGGTGATCCAGGACTCGGCCTCCTCGGCGACCCTGGTGGCCACGCTGGCCGCACTGCACCGGGCCAGCGGGGGCCGCTGGCGCGACACCGGCATCGACCGGCGCTACCGCGCGTACACCTCCACCCACGGGCACTCCTCCATCGAGAAGGCCGTACGGATCGCCGGGCTGGGCGCCGACGGGGTCCGCACGATCGAGGTGGACCCGGACACCCAGGCGCTCCGGCCGGCCGCACTGCGCGCCGCGATCGAGGCCGACCTGGCCACCGGGGACGTGCCCGCCATCGTGGTGGCCACCATCGGCACCACCTCCACCACCGCCGTTGACCCGCTGCCCGAGATCGGCGCGATCTGCGCCGAGTACGGGATCTGGCTGCACGTGGATGCCGCGTACGCGGGCGCCGCCGCCGTCTGCCCCGAGCTGCGCTGGTCGCACGTCGGTCTGGAGTACGCCGACTCGTACTGCTTCGACCCGCACAAGTGGCTGCTCACCGGCTTCGACTGCGACGCGTTCTGGGTGGCCGACCGCGCTGAGCTGGTCGAGGCGCTGACCGTGC
The nucleotide sequence above comes from Micromonospora sp. NBC_00389. Encoded proteins:
- a CDS encoding pyridoxal-dependent decarboxylase, whose protein sequence is MSAPHMDPDEFRRAGHAVVDWIADYWATLEQRPVTPADPPGTVAAALPVAPPTAGEPVEAVLADLDAIVVPGLTHWQHPGFFGYFPANTSGPSVLGDLVSSGLGVQGMLWAASPACTELETVMMDWLAQLLDLPPRFRSTGTGGGVIQDSASSATLVATLAALHRASGGRWRDTGIDRRYRAYTSTHGHSSIEKAVRIAGLGADGVRTIEVDPDTQALRPAALRAAIEADLATGDVPAIVVATIGTTSTTAVDPLPEIGAICAEYGIWLHVDAAYAGAAAVCPELRWSHVGLEYADSYCFDPHKWLLTGFDCDAFWVADRAELVEALTVLPEFLRNAASESGAVIDYRDWQVPLGRRFRSLKLWFVLRWYGAEGLRAHVRSGVALAARFADRLRADDRFELAAAHPFSLVCFRLRADDDVNAELLARMNRTGRVHLTHTRVAGRYTLRLAVGSPQTTERHIDEAWTLLTSTTNDLLPH